AGTGTAGACAGCCAATTGGAAGAAATCAAAATTAAGCTGTTTGAATTGCTGGAGAGTGAACAATAGTGAAGGCCAAGGATCTAATGGAGCATGTCGATTTTTTGGATAGTTTTAAACGTTACGGACGTGTTAAAAGAGTTGTTGGCTTGATGATTGAATCCCAGGGTCCTGAAAGTTCAATAGGTGATGTTTGCTTCATTCATGTAGGAACCAAGAAAAAACGCAAAATCCAGGCGGAGGTTGTCGGGTTTAAAGATGAAAGTGTCATCTTGATGCCGTATACATCTATCCATGATATATCACCAGGCAGTCTCGTAGAAACGACAATGAAACCGCTCGAAATCAAGGCGGGACCTGGTCTGATCGGGAAAGTCGTTGATTCTCTGGGAGTTCCGCTCGACCAAACCAGTTTGCCGAAAGGACTGGCAGCCGTTCCCACTGAACAAGATCCTCCCAACCCTTTGAGCAGACCGCCAATCTCGGAACCAATCGAAGTTGGAGTAAGGATGATTGACAGCCTGCTCACAGTTGGCAGCGGCCAGCGTGTTGGGATCTTTGCTGGAAGTGGTGTAGGGAAAAGTACGTTATTGGGAATGATTGCCCGAAATACAAAAGCAGACCTGAATGTTATTGGGCTGATTGGTGAACGCGGCAGGGAAGTCAGGGAATTCATTGAACGTGACCTAGGGCCGGAAGGGTTGAAGCGCTCAATTGTGGTTGTCGCAACTTCTGACCAGCCTGCACTGATGCGAATAAAAGGTGCCTACACAGCAACAGCCATCGCAGAGTATTTTCGCGACAAAGGGTTGAACGTCATGTTGATGATGGATTCTGTTACACGGGTAGCCATGGCGCAGCGTGAAGTAGGGCTGGCAGTTGGTGAGCCTCCTACCACAAAAGGCTACACTCCTTCCGTATTCGCCATTCTTTCAAGGCTTCTCGAGAGGACAGGGACAAATGAATTTGGTTCGATAACAGGGTTTTACACCGTGCTGGTGGA
The window above is part of the Mesobacillus jeotgali genome. Proteins encoded here:
- the fliI gene encoding flagellar protein export ATPase FliI, translated to MEHVDFLDSFKRYGRVKRVVGLMIESQGPESSIGDVCFIHVGTKKKRKIQAEVVGFKDESVILMPYTSIHDISPGSLVETTMKPLEIKAGPGLIGKVVDSLGVPLDQTSLPKGLAAVPTEQDPPNPLSRPPISEPIEVGVRMIDSLLTVGSGQRVGIFAGSGVGKSTLLGMIARNTKADLNVIGLIGERGREVREFIERDLGPEGLKRSIVVVATSDQPALMRIKGAYTATAIAEYFRDKGLNVMLMMDSVTRVAMAQREVGLAVGEPPTTKGYTPSVFAILSRLLERTGTNEFGSITGFYTVLVDGDDMNEPIADTVRGILDGHFVLDRDLANKGQYPAVNVLKSISRIMNNIVSDEHVKAAERLRELLSTYINAEDLINIGAYKKGTSAEIDEAIMRYPQILNFLKQGTNERVSINESVQALLQLVRKG